Proteins from a genomic interval of Vreelandella profundi:
- a CDS encoding ABC transporter ATP-binding protein, whose amino-acid sequence MIEIRNLYKRYHNHHGSDWVLKDINLTIPRGVSVGLIGPNGAGKSTLLRLIAGMDSPDRGEVIRHSRVSWPVGLSGGMQGNMTGRQNVKFVARAQGSGSPEVKRIIEFVEEFAEIGEAFDEPIRTYSSGMRSRISFGLSLAFDFDVYISDEATAVGDRSFKAKAKELFKSKVGKASLIMVSHGEGILRDLCQAGIYLKHGGAYWYDDVNEAIATYHGDVDHLSGLELTTGSLADVDVQQLTKEQLRAVREEHKRTKQYMNGLGVMAKLAQQQRWEKYEVEVLKSTHLEVRRALNGLTEVIQQSHESQVNRANAEIKKFQNSIMAYKLNIKEAENNNLDVQEKQVLEKALNEAQKQLAIAESALEELEGDD is encoded by the coding sequence ATGATTGAAATTCGTAATCTCTACAAGCGTTACCACAATCACCACGGTAGCGATTGGGTACTTAAAGATATTAACCTCACGATTCCTAGAGGTGTAAGTGTCGGTTTAATTGGTCCTAATGGGGCCGGTAAGTCAACGTTATTGCGTCTTATCGCAGGTATGGATTCACCCGACCGAGGAGAAGTGATTCGTCACAGCCGCGTTTCCTGGCCGGTTGGGCTATCGGGGGGAATGCAAGGCAATATGACCGGGCGCCAGAACGTTAAATTTGTAGCACGCGCCCAGGGAAGTGGCTCCCCAGAGGTAAAGCGTATCATTGAGTTTGTTGAAGAGTTCGCAGAAATAGGTGAAGCCTTTGATGAGCCCATTCGCACCTATTCTTCCGGCATGCGTTCAAGAATTTCGTTCGGTCTTTCGTTAGCATTTGACTTTGATGTTTACATTTCTGATGAGGCCACTGCAGTAGGTGACCGCTCCTTCAAAGCAAAGGCGAAAGAGTTATTTAAAAGTAAAGTAGGTAAGGCTTCCCTCATTATGGTATCGCATGGTGAAGGGATACTTCGTGATCTTTGTCAGGCAGGTATTTATCTTAAGCACGGTGGTGCCTATTGGTACGATGATGTCAATGAAGCAATAGCGACTTATCATGGCGATGTTGATCATCTTTCGGGCTTAGAGCTAACAACCGGCTCACTGGCCGATGTTGATGTTCAGCAGTTGACCAAGGAACAACTGCGTGCGGTAAGGGAAGAGCATAAACGAACCAAGCAATACATGAATGGGCTTGGGGTAATGGCAAAGCTTGCTCAGCAGCAACGGTGGGAAAAATATGAGGTTGAAGTATTAAAGTCTACACATCTTGAAGTGCGCAGAGCGCTCAACGGTTTGACCGAGGTCATTCAGCAAAGCCATGAAAGCCAAGTCAATCGCGCTAATGCAGAAATAAAAAAATTTCAAAACTCAATTATGGCATATAAATTAAATATTAAAGAAGCTGAAAATAATAATCTGGATGTTCAGGAAAAACAGGTTCTTGAAAAAGCACTAAATGAAGCACAAAAACAATTAGCCATAGCAGAATCAGCATTAGAGGAACTCGAAGGTGACGATTAA
- a CDS encoding adenylyltransferase/cytidyltransferase family protein: MAKTIITYGTFDMFHVGHLNLLKRLNEMADNVIVAVSTDEFNEGKGKKTLIPYDQRASIVESIKYVHKVIPENSWEQKLSDVKEHDVDIFAIGNDWKGKFDFLSELCEVVYLDRTKNISTTDLKKSLTRFLSIPHKDLMKAFEALEMLRRDLE; encoded by the coding sequence ATGGCTAAGACGATTATCACTTATGGCACGTTCGATATGTTTCATGTCGGGCACTTGAACTTATTAAAGCGTCTTAATGAAATGGCGGATAATGTAATCGTTGCCGTTTCCACTGATGAATTCAATGAAGGAAAAGGAAAAAAAACACTGATCCCTTACGACCAACGAGCTTCGATTGTTGAGTCGATTAAATATGTGCACAAAGTTATTCCTGAAAACTCTTGGGAACAAAAGCTTTCCGATGTGAAAGAACATGATGTTGATATTTTTGCTATCGGCAATGACTGGAAGGGAAAATTTGATTTTCTTTCTGAGCTTTGTGAAGTGGTTTACTTGGATCGTACTAAAAATATATCGACCACAGACCTTAAAAAATCGCTCACCCGATTTCTTTCTATTCCCCATAAAGATTTAATGAAGGCATTTGAAGCGCTAGAAATGCTGCGCAGAGACCTGGAGTAA
- a CDS encoding tetratricopeptide repeat protein has translation MEKATWAKREPKVLRVSKGLVTPQRWTNRAPQRIERLFCQARHEELRDYCELLVHRSDASHNKTVDSIAAKALFFHARSHYYQGQWQAVSESLKKLFHYLPNHADAHYLAADNARMAGDTVAARDYLEALYPKSKRLKTWLYMAELVQTPDDWKRMQRCIKHALQLKKIPEFNPSLNDYFAKGAQRGGDFTVAKSYWRQNLKDAIQNSESFRVRSRKVNFSVLEASQALTDIKAALSLAGIPMFLVSGTLLGCMREGGLLGHDHDIDIGIWDDINPQKLIEIISQAGVFHLLPQRYSGCLRVKHINSTAIDVFTHYRERHTYWHGGGKVRWHNSAFTLKQHKFLAQYYFVPEDHDTYLTENYGEWRISQHTFDSTLDTPNAEVLCEEELILHVYQQCYKAVVNNRANQIERYRTLLASLGEQSI, from the coding sequence ATGGAAAAAGCAACGTGGGCAAAGCGAGAGCCAAAAGTGCTTCGTGTTTCGAAAGGGCTGGTAACTCCTCAGCGTTGGACGAATCGCGCGCCCCAGCGCATTGAGCGTTTGTTTTGTCAAGCACGCCATGAAGAGCTGCGCGACTATTGCGAGTTGCTGGTGCATCGCAGTGATGCTAGTCACAATAAAACGGTAGATAGCATTGCCGCTAAAGCTCTTTTTTTCCATGCAAGAAGCCATTATTACCAAGGGCAGTGGCAAGCCGTATCCGAATCGTTGAAAAAACTCTTCCACTATTTGCCTAACCACGCAGATGCACACTATTTGGCCGCTGATAATGCCCGGATGGCGGGTGATACCGTTGCGGCCAGAGATTATTTAGAAGCTCTATACCCTAAAAGTAAGCGCTTAAAAACCTGGCTATATATGGCAGAGCTGGTGCAAACGCCAGACGACTGGAAGCGTATGCAGCGCTGTATTAAGCACGCTCTTCAGCTCAAGAAAATACCAGAGTTTAACCCCAGCCTGAACGACTATTTCGCTAAAGGCGCTCAGCGTGGGGGCGATTTTACCGTCGCAAAATCTTATTGGCGTCAGAATCTTAAGGACGCAATACAGAATTCTGAGTCTTTTAGGGTTCGCAGCAGGAAAGTGAATTTTTCGGTACTCGAAGCAAGCCAAGCATTAACGGATATTAAGGCAGCCTTAAGTCTAGCGGGAATTCCCATGTTTTTGGTAAGTGGTACTCTGTTGGGATGCATGCGTGAAGGCGGCTTATTAGGTCACGATCACGATATTGATATAGGTATATGGGACGATATTAATCCCCAGAAATTGATAGAGATAATATCCCAGGCTGGCGTGTTTCACCTATTGCCCCAGCGCTATTCAGGCTGCCTACGGGTGAAACACATCAATAGCACAGCTATTGATGTGTTCACTCACTATCGCGAACGGCATACGTACTGGCACGGCGGGGGTAAAGTCAGGTGGCACAATAGCGCTTTTACGCTAAAGCAGCATAAATTTCTTGCACAATACTATTTCGTTCCTGAAGATCACGACACATATTTGACGGAAAACTATGGTGAGTGGCGCATATCACAGCACACCTTCGACTCAACGTTGGATACCCCAAATGCTGAAGTGCTTTGTGAAGAGGAATTAATTCTTCACGTCTATCAGCAATGCTATAAAGCCGTTGTTAATAATCGCGCTAACCAAATTGAACGTTACAGAACCTTGCTGGCTTCCTTGGGTGAGCAATCTATTTAA
- a CDS encoding LicD family protein, translating to MNPVVYRKLKKLITKPRLYFEDAKLNKQSFNFKKISEELIKAEMFFEKGEIDKAKALAENIPRSSQLGALFLAKIALFEKQYAQSEQDAFQVMQLLSPYSAEFKKAFYLHQEALRWQHQYDSALTMIENMPFKDNASRYYRALRLACLGANAPAKFERQLIRLTSNHKEWLRARNHYIMLLRDLGKEQRALIEANRLVQEILRQPKGKPKSPCQRTESQKVQWQAKAATALLQLKQDLNKHDIEFFLVSGTLLGCVREGRILGHDTDIDVGVLPQTSMKQLRQALSESSRFKFLEVFSENTLYVEHANGVHVDIFRHYEQDGKLYHGGIKCQWWNSPFTLLPQVFLGEQYLVPEDTNKYLTENYGDWQTPVTDFATFLDTPNMEINNPANMALYYATQIITAYRQSEVEKYQRYQCFFKALMTKLTKNIRLDTSEK from the coding sequence ATGAACCCTGTCGTTTACCGAAAGCTAAAGAAGCTGATAACCAAGCCAAGGCTCTATTTTGAAGATGCAAAATTAAACAAGCAGTCTTTTAATTTTAAAAAAATATCTGAAGAGTTAATTAAAGCCGAGATGTTTTTTGAAAAAGGGGAAATTGATAAAGCCAAAGCTTTGGCGGAAAATATACCTCGTTCTTCTCAATTAGGGGCTCTTTTTTTAGCAAAAATAGCATTGTTTGAAAAGCAATATGCTCAGTCAGAACAGGATGCCTTTCAAGTGATGCAACTTTTAAGCCCGTATAGCGCTGAGTTTAAAAAGGCCTTTTATTTGCATCAAGAGGCACTTCGTTGGCAACACCAATACGATTCTGCCCTAACCATGATCGAAAACATGCCATTTAAAGACAATGCTTCTCGATATTATAGAGCATTAAGGCTTGCTTGCTTGGGTGCTAATGCCCCAGCCAAATTTGAAAGACAGCTTATTAGGCTTACATCAAATCATAAGGAATGGCTAAGGGCACGTAATCACTACATTATGCTGCTGCGAGATTTAGGTAAAGAGCAGCGCGCACTAATTGAGGCAAACCGATTAGTGCAGGAGATATTGCGCCAGCCTAAGGGTAAACCAAAATCACCCTGTCAGCGTACAGAATCCCAAAAAGTACAGTGGCAAGCAAAGGCAGCCACTGCACTCTTACAGTTAAAGCAGGATTTAAACAAACATGATATTGAGTTCTTTCTGGTAAGCGGTACTTTATTAGGTTGTGTACGAGAAGGCAGAATACTGGGCCACGATACCGATATAGATGTAGGGGTTCTTCCTCAGACATCTATGAAACAATTAAGACAAGCCCTTAGTGAGTCGTCGCGTTTCAAGTTTCTTGAAGTGTTTAGTGAAAATACTCTGTATGTCGAGCACGCTAATGGCGTACATGTCGATATATTTCGTCACTATGAACAGGATGGAAAGCTTTATCACGGCGGTATTAAATGCCAGTGGTGGAATTCTCCATTTACACTCTTACCTCAAGTTTTTTTGGGGGAACAGTATCTAGTTCCCGAGGACACCAATAAATATCTCACCGAAAATTATGGAGACTGGCAAACTCCGGTCACAGATTTTGCTACTTTTTTAGATACGCCAAATATGGAAATAAATAATCCGGCCAACATGGCCCTATATTACGCCACACAAATTATAACGGCTTATCGCCAAAGTGAAGTCGAAAAATACCAACGTTATCAATGTTTTTTTAAAGCGTTAATGACAAAACTTACGAAGAATATTCGCTTAGACACAAGCGAAAAGTAG